CCACGCCGCGGAGACAGCACGCCTGCAGTCGCTCCTGAAGCCGTAAAAGGGGGCGATTCCTATTGACAAGAGGGGACGTTCGGGGATATTTGAGTCGGCAGAATCCGTAAAAAACCGCAGTGGACGTGTGTTTCGCGCAATGGAGGAGATGAAATTGAGTCGCGCAATATCGAACCTGAACCGGGTCATTTTCACCATCCTGATCGTTCTCGTGTCCTCCGCCGCCTCATCGACCGCAGCGGCGACGGTCACAACCTATCCGGACCCCGAGTCGTTTCTCGCCGCCGCCGGCGGAGGGGAGCTGACGCACGAAGGGTTCGACGCCTTCACCTCAGACACAGTGATCGGCGACCAGATCCCCGGAGTCGTGTTCTCGTCTCCGAACAGCGGCATCGATGGGTATGTCAGCATCCACGTGATCGGCCACAGCGCGGCTTCGAGCGCGCCGAACATGCTCGTCGGCGGCTCGGTTTCGGGCATCGAGAGCCCCTATCTTCAAACGATTTACCTCGACTTCCATCCGTCGATCACCGCCTTCTCGTTCTACCTGACCGCCTATGATCCGGCGGCGACTCCCGCTTCTGTGAAGTTCGAGTTCGGCGACGACAGCACCGCTACCCTGCCCCTGTCGAACGACTCGGACAGCGAGTCGACCCCGGTGTTCTTCGGTGCTGTTGCCGACGGGCCGATCTTCCGCGTGGTCATCACCGCCGGGACGGTGACGGGCATCTCCGAGGAATTCGGGGTCGACGACGTGCGGTTCGGAATCGCCGCCTCGGAGACCGATACGACCCCGCCGGTCTGCAGCGGCGCTCCGGCGACCGAAGGAGGAGTCCGCGGCATCGATGGGACGGCGACCGATTCCAGCGTGATCGGGTGCATCGACTGCCTCAGGTCCGTCGCGTCTGGTTCCATCCATCCCGAACAGGTCCAGTCGGGTATCGTGAGTGTGGCGCTGGAAGAGGGGGAGTCCAACGTGCGGCTGACTGTGGACCCCTTCGATCCGGGGGCGCCGTCCGTCGATTTCCGCGTCGAGCCGATCGATGCGGGCGCAAACGGGCAGGGGACTGTGGTGGCGACCGATGGCGGCGGCAACAGGTGCACCCTTCACGCCACCTTCCGCGCCCTCGGACCCGGTCCGCTCTCCAATCAGACGATCTGCCTCGCCGACGGCCTCCTGTTCAGCATCAGCAATGGCGGCGGGACACCGGCCGGTGCCGCCGCCTGCTCGGCGAACTTGCCGAACGGCGACGAGCCGGCGTTCCCTCCCGGCTACCAGCCATCTCCGCCTGACGATCCGTTTCCGTGCCAGGTCCTGACGATCGACTCGCCGGTGTCCGGTTCGACCGACATGGTCCTCAAGAAGGACGGCGAATTCGAGCCCAATCTGCGGATGCTGTACTCCCACTCGTCCGATGTCGGCGGTGTCCTGACTTATCCTCCCTTCACGGACGTAACCCTCTCGGTCGACCAGATCGCCACGGTCACCCCCGACCCGACGCGCGCCAAGGGTGCGGCGCAGTGGTCTCCGGTCAAGATCGCTTGCGGACTCGTGAGCGAGGACGCCCGCCTGTCCTACTGCGCCGGACTCGGCGGCGCCCCCGGGCCCGATGCGGACGGCGATGGCTACACCCTGTGCGGCTCGGCGACCCGGGCCGCCGACTGCAGCGACCAGCGCGCCTTCATTAATCCCGGGGCGACGGAGCTGTGCAACGGTCTCGACGACAACTGCGACGGAGTCCCCGACGACGGGCATCCGACCGCGGGGGCGGGTCTTCCCTGCACCGTGGTGCAGACCGGTCTTTTCGGCGCCTGCACCCACGGT
The nucleotide sequence above comes from Candidatus Dormiibacterota bacterium. Encoded proteins:
- a CDS encoding MopE-related protein; protein product: MSRAISNLNRVIFTILIVLVSSAASSTAAATVTTYPDPESFLAAAGGGELTHEGFDAFTSDTVIGDQIPGVVFSSPNSGIDGYVSIHVIGHSAASSAPNMLVGGSVSGIESPYLQTIYLDFHPSITAFSFYLTAYDPAATPASVKFEFGDDSTATLPLSNDSDSESTPVFFGAVADGPIFRVVITAGTVTGISEEFGVDDVRFGIAASETDTTPPVCSGAPATEGGVRGIDGTATDSSVIGCIDCLRSVASGSIHPEQVQSGIVSVALEEGESNVRLTVDPFDPGAPSVDFRVEPIDAGANGQGTVVATDGGGNRCTLHATFRALGPGPLSNQTICLADGLLFSISNGGGTPAGAAACSANLPNGDEPAFPPGYQPSPPDDPFPCQVLTIDSPVSGSTDMVLKKDGEFEPNLRMLYSHSSDVGGVLTYPPFTDVTLSVDQIATVTPDPTRAKGAAQWSPVKIACGLVSEDARLSYCAGLGGAPGPDADGDGYTLCGSATRAADCSDQRAFINPGATELCNGLDDNCDGVPDDGHPTAGAGLPCTVVQTGLFGACTHGLTSCADGPMVCKQTVLPVQEVACNGADDDCDGHIDEAYVFDGYLAPIKAGSPTVFLKKRGAIPVKFQLRDCAGANIPNAVARIEVHFVANGVVGDQAIDIGSVGSANTDNLYRYDPTAQQYIYNLSASSLQSNSLYLIRTILDDGTVHDVTIGIK